TCAGGTATTGACAAAAATCACAGTCTgttgaagtataaaaaaaacgataaacattgcctttttcaagcctagccaggctcatgggcccagtttcctggtttctgtggcatatgtgtttcccccagctggacaggatgccagtccatcgcaacgttactcaagaaacaggaagagagagtgagagaaagctgtggcaaatgagtacaacaggggtcgccactacatcctgccggagcctcatggagcttttaggtgttttcactcaataaacacacacaacgcctggtctgggaatcgaaactgcaatcctccgactgcaagtctgctgccttaaccactgggccattgcgcttccactattGATGTATaggagaatatatatttgtagaaataaaatatctaaaggaaaaggagaaaaggcaTCTGTATATATTGGTGAGCATAGAAATATGGAAAACAAGCTGAattataaaacacaaagtaaaaagATTGATTTTTCTGAAACAGCTCACTTAAGAAGTCACAAACATACTCAAACAAGTGAAAAATcgtactgtgatatctgtgggaaattaTTCACTCGAAAGAATATTGCAGTTCATAAACGCagtcacacaggagaaaaaccatatcggtgtgatatctgtggtaagacaTTCTCTCAAAGTTGCGCTGtaattaaacacaaacgtactcatacaggtgacaaaccatatcgttgtgagatctgtggcaaatcattctctgagaGTCATAATTTAAGTAGACacaggcgtattcatacaggagagaagccgtttTGCTGTCAAATTTGTGGTACATCTTTTACGCTAAATCATCATTTGACTcgtcacaaacacactcacacaggagGTAAGCCATACCAGTGtgttacctgtggtaaatctttctctcaaaatgttcatttaactaaacacaaacgtattcatacaggtgaaaagccatatTGCTGtgttacctgtggtaaatcattctctcgaaatgatCTCTTAACAAATCATATACgcactcatacaggtgagaagccatacaaTTGCGACATttgtggaaaatcattttctgaaaatggtCCCTTAATTAAACATTCGCGTATTCATAAAAAGCAGTGACTATTTCACTCAAGActcattttatatctatttcaataaatataaattaatttatataataataataatgaaattattgtatacagtgctcaggtgcaccacaacttgtcagacagtgcatataaagtaatgtacaaatgtctggaaagcgaacaatgtatgagtcagatacatgcttgtgtgtgtatggaggggagaaaatcaggtgtagtgttggcgaatctcagaaagcatggaagtttttatgtcaataatatattttttcacacacaaaaGGAGAGATAATCGTGTATGATAATAGAATCCCCACACAGCATTTTCTCTAACCACATGTACAAGTAAAACATACATTTGGCTTATTGCAGCTGGATTGATTCTGCACATCACATGACTGCTTCTAACCAATCAATAATCAGCTACTTTCACTTGTTCTGTTTGGGGAACTAAGACTACCTTTGGTGTTTTCCTAgattaaaaatagaaacagaaatattttctcaTAACGTTTTATTTTTCCATCTGACTCTCTGTCACTAATCACGAGACACCCTCATAACCATtctgtatactcttactctttacttgtttcagtcatttgactgcagccatgctggagcactgcctttagttgagcaaattgaccccggaacttattctttgcaagcccagtatttattctatcggtctcttttgccgaagcgctaagttatgggggcgtaaacacaccagcttcggttgtcaagcgatgctagggagacaaacacagacgcacaaacatatacacacacatacatatatacgacaggcttctttcagtttccgtctaccaaatccactcacaaggcattggtcggcctgaggctatagcagaagacacttgcccaagatgccatgcagtgggtctgaacctggaaccatgtggttggtaagcaagctacttaccacacatccactcctgcacctgtatgtttgttaattaaaattattttcctttctggGTAGGTTGACCGAGAGCTACCCTTGCTCAGCCTTAATCATTTACCTGCATCTCTGTGTAGGTCTGTCTTTTAtctcacttatttcagtcatttgactctgccATGCTGgggttttaattgaatgaattgaccccaagattttgtttcttttaaacctggtacttattctatcagtctctttctgctgaactgctagtttacggagacgtaaacacaccaacactggttgccaagtggtggtggtggtggacaaacacagatataaacacacacacacacacaacaggatttcagtctccatctaccaaatccactcacaagtcttttgtcGGCCTGAAGCTGTAATAGAAGACCCTTGTCCGAAGTGCTATCAAGTGGgagtgaactcagaaccatgtaattggaaagcaagcttctcattaCACAGCTGTACCTGTACCtaggcaaaaaatttttttttgtagaagaCTGACAGTTGCTTCTACAAAACGTTTGATGTCAAATAAGTTACCAAATAAGAACCAGTGACACCAAAACAGAACTACCAAAAGAAAACACATCTGTATATTGTAGTGAATGCAGAAGAATTATACAAAATGAATTATGTGCAAACAAGCTTGAATGTAAAACAGAATCTAAAAGGATCGATTTTGCTAATGATTTAATAAATGAAGAAACGGATAACACCAGCAGACTCTTCCTTTATTTTCCATATATCCACCCTCTTCTTCTTCGTTGGATGCTGtgcttttctttgttctttcttttctctgacATGCTCTGCCTTCTTTTAAAacatataatttttgtttatttcatgagTTTGATTTGTATGGATTCGTTTTTCTTTGGGAAAATTGGTTTCTAatatttaggagtggctgtgtggtaagtagcttgtttaccagccacatggttccgggttcagtcccactgcgtggcaccttgggcaagtgtcttctactatagcctcaggccgaccaaagccttgtgagtggatttggtagacggaaactgaaagaagcccgttgtatatatgtatatatatatgcgtgtgtgtgtttgtgtgagtgtatttgtccccctagcattgcttgacaaccgatgctggtgtgtttatgtccctgttacttagcggttcggcaacagagaccgatagaataagtactgggcttacaaaagaataagtcccggggtcgagttgctcgattaaaggtggtgctccagcatggcctcagtcaaatgactgaaacaagtaaaagagaatcaaTTATTCCACGAAGgtttgctttgcctttcatcctttgggggccgataaaataaatatcagctgagcactggatggtcgatgtaatcgatttattcccTCTTCcagaattgctggttttgtgccaaaatgtgaaacgaatatttaaagaatttgtgaaaattataaaatttgattgttattttatgAATCCACTTTAATGTGAAATGTAAATTATTACAATTAAAATCTCTTTGAACTATTTCTATGTTAGATTTTGTTTAATGTGACTGGATGGGATAAGGATTCTATATTGAGTAAACACCATTTTAGTATCCACTTTCTCATGGCtgcataggtcagatggaatttagtgaggtagattttctactgcTAGATGCTCTACCTgtcagatcttttccttttgaacggcactttgtaacataatttctaggtaactaaaaacttttaaacttcgtatactggtagaatgtgtttataaaacatctttttctcttggctttattgaaagtgccattcaaaaggaaaagatcctacttGTCTTCCATCCTctctatttccaagcaagattGTAGTTCTCCATGGTTGCCTATACTTTTGTGGATGACTGGAAATGagagacactgcttgtatgatgggaTGGTCAGCTAAATTTATATCTATCACATGATTTCGAAACAAGGacatggatacacacatgcacgtgcatttatatatgtatgggtttcttccagttactgtcaacgaaatccactcacaaggctttggtcagcccaaggctgcagtagaagacacttgtttagTATGTCCTGCAGTTGGATTGAATCTgaacctgtggttgggaagcaaatgtcttaaTTGCACGGCCTTCGTGCACCAGGCAGTGGTTAAGCCTACTTTAACAGCATGAAACATTATTTCTGCACATGTATTTCTGCCAGATGTTAcacattgttatattttatactCGTCTCTACGTCTTCCCTTTGACTCTGTGGGACTTACGGTCACGAATAATTAGAGAAAAATTCTGGCCCAACACGTTGAGTATGCACAAATGCAGaaactacaaaaatatatagaaatactttTAATTATCTGATGAAAAAATAAAGCTGTCTGCGTTTCCATCTGTTTATGGCCGTcaatacaagggagataaccagCTTCTTCGAACGGGGAAAATTTCCAATTAATACACGGGCAAAGTCGCATAGAATTCTTATTAATGTCTTACGATGTTCTTGGAATTTCAAGCTGTATTTTTTATAGTCTTTCTAGAAGAGTCtcagtttttagacgcagcaaatgattttagctcaaatacaggcgattcattggttaaaattcgaaaaattaaattatgttaaacaaacgaattacaaatttatcaagaaagccaagtgaaaataatgttttcttttgacacattctaccagtatacgaagttttaaagtgtttagttaactagaaattgtgttgaaaactgccgttcaaaaggaaaagatccgagatGGTGATAACACCACTGTGACCCGACAAGTTCCTGTTATCTAGGAACATAAAAACAATCATTGGGGCTCCATGCACAACAGGTCCCTGGGTGGTCAGACTGAACACTTCTCAGTAAATGTCAGGACTCGGGCTATAGAAAATTTGCCACATACATACCACAGTAAGATTAATTTCTCGATCTATCGTTCAAAGGAAAAGAGCCAACACATCgtacttatacctatttctttactacccacaaggggctaaacgcagagggtacaaacaaggacaaacaaacggattaagtcgattatatcgaaccagtgcgtaactggtacttatttaatcgacgctgaaaggcaaagtcgactttggtggaatttgaactcagaacgtagtggcagacgaaatacctatttctttactatccacaaggggctaaacacagaggggacatacaaggacagacaaacggattaagtcgattgtatcgaccccagtgcgtaactggtacttatttaatcgatcccgaaaggatgaaaagcaaagtcgacctcggcggaatttgaactcagaacgtagctaagcatttcgcccggcgtgctaacgtgtctgccagctcgccgcccatcgATCGTAATGCAGTGTGCTATATCAATTTCTGTAGGTTTTAacgttaaaacaaaaaaatattattataaatgtgcACAAGCATGTATTTCAAAAGCAATAGGGAAAACAACAATTTTAATCCCTAGCCTCGTCGTGACGAGATACGAATCCACGGCTAAAAATAGTAGAGCTTATGGTCGTTAATTACTTTGTTAACATCTATGGAAGTCCAAGTGCGCTGAAGAGGTGAATCGCCCTAACTCACTGCTTATCTATGGAAACGGTAAGCTGACAAAGGTTTCGATCATAGAATTATTCTAATTGTTATGCCCCTTGTGTTTTTTTTAGCTTATAAACATGTACGGTACTACTAGTGAACactggtcccggtgcgcgcactcgcactaGCTAGTcttaagtagtcgatcctacaacgactttttaatcctaaccctaaccttagtttgtttataaaaaaaattatttactttgtttaaaaaacattatttaattttctttgatatgtattcagccttgaaatacaaacatacgcgcaagtcgtatttggatcgactacttacgactagctagcgcgagtgcgcgcaccgggaccactgttcgctagtagtaccaacATGTACATCTTTGTACATGTACATTGTTAAAAATAAGATTTTGTTGGCAAATTTTTAGATTAACATAGACATTAGTAAATATGAAGAATTAGTGAAATAGGTTTGATGATATTTGAACGGTGAATCCTATTGAGCGGTTTCATTGATTTTTAAGCggtattttttcgttatttatcGCTTAATGACTTATGAAATTCGTTCAGGATTGCCGTTTCAAGTTGTTTCAGCTTACGTTCAGGATAGCAGTTTGAGTTAGGATTGAGTCTCCGTTTAAGGTCGCTGTCGTTTCAAGTTATGGGAAGCTGTAATTATTGTTTAGTTAGCCTATACGAGGCCATTCAACGTTTCCAAATGAATGACAATGCATTCAATTTTTACGTGATCAACACTGAGTTCTACCAAATTCTGTAGAATGTTCACGTTGTCACTCGCCCTGTTTTCTTTGGGTTCCGACATTAACATGTGGCGATGTTGAAAGAGTGTGTCTCGTCCAAGAGGGGTATGTGGTTTCTCTGTTTCCGACCGCCAGAATACCTTTTTGGAATGAGCACATATTCCTGCCTGGAAAGTACTCCTGTTCATGAATCATTTCCTTGACCGGACATGGAATCACAGGATTATGGTTCAAAACCTtgatataagtatacacacatctgTTGACTGGCGGTCGTTTTTACTGTGAGGTTTTTTAATATTGGCTGGAACTGGTGCAAGACAAAATTGGACGTCCTGACGTTGAAGGCGAAATTGAGGAAAGAGTTATCGTTCGCCGCAACTACAACCGGGGGCGACGAGTAAAAACGGTCTTGTTGTTCGGTGGAAATGAAAgagtttggaaaaaaaaacattcatagtGCCTTTAACGGATCTAGTCTCATTCGCAAAATGaaccccctttaattttgctcagattgctttcaattctGAATTTTTATTACGATCaaacaattactttatctcgtaaattataGAATCTGACGTTAgtctaacacacacagacacacacacatacagagaaagagtCTACAGTATTGAAAACAGAACTACaatcttgcttggaaatagtGAGGATAGAAGACAGGTAGAGAGcatttagctgtagaaaatctacctcactaaattccatctgacctatgcaGCCATGAGAAATAAAGTAccggtttcgcactggggtcgatgtaatctacttaatccctttgtctgtccttgtttgtcccctgtaagtttagccccttgtgggcagtaaagaaataaatattgaaaacagtagcttgcattgttcagttaaaagttaattttatacTTATACTTTGTTAGTGTAGAAACAGCAAAATTGCTGCATTTcagcttttttttaaaactaaatcttTGTAATCCTGTCTTATTTCAGAATATGAGATGACATTGGCTTAAAGTATTTTTGTCTGTATTTCAGATACATCATCAATATTTTCCATTTACAAAGACTAAAAGAAGCTGTTGTACAGAACAGATGTAAACATGGAGAAATTCAACTGTTTGCAGCTTCATcaggtattgacaacgataaaaGTTTGTTGAAGTTTCAGAGAGTATATGTTTGTAGAAAGAAAATAtccaaaggaaaagaagaaaaaacatctGTATAttttgacttgacttgacttgagacagcattcacccggggtgggttgagctggcttcattcatcctcaatgctgcatctctcacaaacgccgaccagacctggcgatttgaagctaacgaccgcgtgatttccaaccactccttattccattGGCGAATGCCGTAGACATGGGGgtctaggttgggttccagatcagccttgactgtcatcagccaggttattcgttgtccaccacatcgctttcaccaaccctgaaggggagctggggcaattgcttcgtagatgaattctcctggttgacgacggagggcaaaTATTCCTCATGTATATTTTGGTGAGCATAGAAGTATGGAAAACAAGCTGAATTATAAAACAAAACGTAAAAAGGCTGATTTTTCTGAAACGGCTCATATCAGCAGACATAAATATACTCAAACAGGTTATCATTCATACGACGACGTCTCTGGTAAATTATTCCCTCAAAAGATTATGGCAGATCAAAAATGCAGTTATATGAAAAAGAAGCCATACcaatgtaatatctgtggtaaggcTTTCTCTGAGCGTAGTGACGTAtgtaaacacaaacgtactcatacaggtgagaaaccacatcgctgtgatgtctgtggtaaatcattctctgaaagtggtaATTTAAGtagacacaaacgcattcatacaggtgagaagccatatcgctgtgatgTTTGTGGTACCTCTTTTACTTTAAATGGTCATTTAACTCgtcacaaactcactcacacaggtgagaaaccatatcggtGTGATACCTGTGGTGAATCTTTCTCTCGAAGTGTTCATTTAACTAAAcacgaacgtattcatacaggtgaaaagccatatTGCTGtgttacctgtggtaaatcattctctcggaaTGAATACTTAATTAAGCATAAacgcactcatacaggagagaagccataccattgtgatacctgtggtaagtCATATTCTGATCATAGTTCCTTAATTACTCACTCACGTATACATACAGGTGTGAAACCATTTCgctgtgatgtctgtgggaaatcttttgctctaaataattatttaactaaccataaacgtactcatacgggagagaagccatacatttgtgacatctgtggtaaatcattttctcagagAAGTTCCTTAAATAACCACTTGAATATTCATGCAAGAGGGAAACCATTCTGCTGTGATGTCTGCGGAAAATCTTTTACTTTAAATAGTTATTTAACCAGTCATAAACGCATACATTCAGAAGAGAAGCGATATAGTTGTGACTTGtgtagtaaatcattttctcaaaacagTACCTTATTTAACCACTTACGTATTCATGCAAAGAAGTAACCATATCACTAACAAGTCTTACCCTgaaataaatctctatatatataaacagcaaattatccgtgtgtgtgtcctttatacaaatccacaatttttcagttagagggctcgcactttctatggtcgtTCAAAACTGTCCAggagtggtcgtgcacatctttacatttcccaagtcaccccgcaaagccattaaaaaatcaatagaagtgacttctATGCAGCCATAGAAAACACTGCCAAATTAGActagagcctggcgcagccttccagcatgccagcccagtcaaactgtccaacccataccagcatggaaaggggacgttgatgatgatgattgttaattTATGAATTCAATTTAATGTGAAATGTAAATTATCACAATTAAAATCTGTTTGTACTATTTCTGTGTTGGATTTTGTTTTATGTGACTGCATGGAATAAGGACTCAATACTGGGTAAGcatcattttagcatccacttttccattgtTGCACctgtatctttatatacatgcatatatgtatatatatatatatgtatatatatatgtatatatatatatatatgtatatgtatatatatatgtatatgtatatgtatatatatatgtatatatatatatgtatttgtatatatatatgtatatgtatatatatatgtatatgtatatatatatatgtatatatgtatgggtctCTTCCAGttacagtctaccaaatccactcacatggctttggtcagcccaaggctgcacttgcccaaggtatcctgtaatgggattgaacctgacactatgtggttgggaagcaagcatcttaattGCACAGCCATACCTGCTACATCGAGCAGTGATTAAATCGACTTTCACAGCATCAAGAATTAATTCTGCACATGCATTTCTGTTAGATGCTGcacattgttatattttatagtCGACTCTGTGTCTTCGCTTTCACTCTGtaggacttcatcatcatcattgttcgaccgtggtcgagacaatggagtttacgccagacttcacggtccatcatagcattacggaggtcctgttactggatgcctgtatccctggagattacatcagggtaggagagtgtgcaccctctggtattgcgagcagatggcttccagaggagaagagcagaaattacttctttttcagctctacaacaatgtccagcaaactggactctcctacctttcacaagagatgacacaggtggtagtttcccatatatttgcattttggttggatggcgcttccacgagagattttgagctctcataaggaggcgagtgtaggttccatccaaccgcctctcaagcttctgtAGGACTTAGAGACTCGAATCATTGGAGACAGTTTCCAGCTCAGCGAGTTGAGTGTGCACCAATGCAGAAACtacaaaaatacacagaaatactTCGAATTATCTCTTGAGAAAATAAGACTGTCTGGTTATcaatacaagggagataaccatgTTTTTAAAACGGGCGAAATTTCAGATTAATACACGGGCAAAGTTGCATAGAATTCTCATAATGTGTTACGATGTTCTTGGAATTTCAAGctgtattattaaataatatttctagaAAAGATAATGATAACATCACTGTGACCAGACATGTTCCTACTATCCAAGACCACAAAAACAATCAAAGGAGCTCAATGCACCGGCCCCTGGGTGGGCAGACTGAACATTTCTTCTCACCAAATGAATAAAACTCAAATATCAGCGCTTGATTGACTTTGTGTTTATGCAATCAGAAGTGGGTATGAGACTGCCTTCCAAATTGAATTAGAATTTGTGTACAATTTTCGTTTGTGCTGACACCCTCACATCCATTGctatagagcagtggttttcaaccagggttccgcggaactttagggttccgccagtacattccaggggttccgcaagaagtttcaaaactgctaaaatcggcagtaatttttaagtctcctgtgcagatatgtgtgcataagactattaaattatagcacaggggttccccgagccagtggaatgtttccttggggttccgctccagcaaaaaggttgaaaagcactgctataGAGACATGTCTCTCAACTTATCAGGAGATACAGCAACTGTTCATCTTTTGCCATTGGGTGTAAATTTTATATTGATGTTTGCTACAGCTAATTAAACTACAACAACAGGTACTAATTACAGTACAACAACTCTATTACTAATGACTCTTCAATAAAAAGTATAATTCAACTGATTGATTCATTCTAATTGGTTAACTCCTTGACGCCGGTATTACCCGAAGCATGCAATACACTACTCCGGTTTTTTTTTCATCCAATGAGGCCACACAAACAGTCAAGTGCCAACGAGCTCACGTCTATTTACGTTCACTGTTACAATAACATAGCGTCGTGCATTTACGTCTACCGGTTTATGAAAACGAATTAtgtgaagctatttatcataatataataagcacgagttattctgctcaagttAAAAAAATAGCTTGCATGTGGTACAACTCAAAACACGGTATTATACATGTAAATTATTCGCATGTCATTGGTCTCATGATTTGAACCTAATAGCTAATAGCTaatagctaagataatgcacgGGACGGCGAGCGCCGCACCTCAAGCGATAAAGTACACGACAGTAAACATAAACATACGTCAGCCGCTAAAAACCGCTACAGTTGAACTTACGAGATGTCTAGCTGTTTTTTTTCTAGGGACGAAAATGGCCGCATAGAGGTTTCCCTCGTAAAACCTCAAGCAGAATATTCGCAGGAAGTCttttatgctggtgtgtttgtttttgttattttgagcTGTGAACTGAGAGGGGATGTCtggatttttctttctgtgtaaataataaaaaaaaaatttgataattcTAGTTAAACGAGTTGAAAGAATTATCAATGAGAAGCAATTCCTTCTTTATGATTGAAGAGTTATCTCCCATAGACTTGAGGTGAAGTATGCATTGGCGATAACTAACCCCCATCCGTTGGCAGGAGCTATTTAAAAATATGGGAAGCGCTGTCTTCGCAGGTTTGCCCCCTTGGTAATTTTGGTAAGGGCTTTGTCGTGCTTTCGCtagtacctatttttttttagTGCCTTTGGACATTAGTCAAATTGtgggagggcggcgagctggcagaatcgttagcacaccgggcgaaatacttagcggtatttcatctgccggtacgttctgagttcaaattccgccgaggtcgactttgtctttcatcctttcggggtcgattaaatgagtaccagttacgcactggggtcgagaggacaaacaagggcagacaaacggattaagtcgattatatcgaccccagtgattaactggtacttatttaatcgaccccaaaaggataaaaggcaaagtcgacctcggcggaatttgaactcagaacgtaacggcagacgaaataccaatttctttattgcccaccgggggccaaacatagatatggacagtacaactgatgggatcagtgaatcgatatgattttacataaatgtgacatcaaaaataaaatacaatacataaaaatcgaatggaatacacagtacaaaaacaatacaaatgaagcgatgatcaagttacgctccgatcccacaagccccgatctaccgctgatacctttttatttttccttttttttttttttttttttttttttttcctcgtctattcacacggttccttgcacgcacaacactcgtgcaacatacttccatctcttttggaacgtacactctgacagacacctcttctccagccacagtttccttttcaaatgaaaagaaaaaaaggatcgtaaattgtcaccagagataaagttgcctgtcttaattccttttatcctagtattccatacagcctcttttgctattgctacaaccgtgagaaaacaattcttaccttcgttcgttagaactcccggtgggtcaatttttataattgactcagtcgacagccgtactcttccttcgccggacaacagatgttcagcataagcccacatttcagttatctccggacactgaacaatagcgtgagggacggtttccctgtccccaccgcatcttggacaggtcggcgactgacgtttaccatgtcttgcgagcttaccccaaacgggcaaggcacctctgtagcattgccaggttaaggacttttggaagttgtccaacgttctcaacccgaatgtacga
The nucleotide sequence above comes from Octopus sinensis linkage group LG24, ASM634580v1, whole genome shotgun sequence. Encoded proteins:
- the LOC115223782 gene encoding zinc finger protein OZF-like isoform X2 is translated as MYRRIYICRNKISKGKGEKASVYIGEHRNMENKLNYKTQSKKIDFSETAHLRSHKHTQTSEKSYCDICGKLFTRKNIAVHKRSHTGEKPYRCDICGKTFSQSCAVIKHKRTHTGDKPYRCEICGKSFSESHNLSRHRRIHTGEKPFCCQICGTSFTLNHHLTRHKHTHTGGKPYQCVTCGKSFSQNVHLTKHKRIHTGEKPYRCDTCGESFSRSVHLTKHERIHTGEKPYCCVTCGKSFSRNEYLIKHKRTHTGEKPYHCDTCGKSYSDHSSLITHSRIHTGVKPFRCDVCGKSFALNNYLTNHKRTHTGEKPYICDICGKSFSQRSSLNNHLNIHARGKPFCCDVCGKSFTLNSYLTSHKRIHSEEKRYSCDLCSKSFSQNSTLFNHLRIHAKK
- the LOC115223782 gene encoding zinc finger protein 239-like isoform X8, giving the protein MENKLNYKTKRKKADFSETAHISRHKYTQTGYHSYDDVSGKLFPQKIMADQKCSYMKKKPYQCNICGKAFSERSDVCKHKRTHTGEKPHRCDVCGKSFSESGNLSRHKRIHTGEKPYRCDVCGTSFTLNGHLTRHKLTHTGEKPYRCDTCGESFSRSVHLTKHERIHTGEKPYHCDTCGKSYSDHSSLITHSRIHTGVKPFRCDVCGKSFALNNYLTNHKRTHTGEKPYICDICGKSFSQRSSLNNHLNIHARGKPFCCDVCGKSFTLNSYLTSHKRIHSEEKRYSCDLCSKSFSQNSTLFNHLRIHAKK
- the LOC115223782 gene encoding zinc finger protein 239-like isoform X7; translation: MENKLNYKTKRKKADFSETAHISRHKYTQTGYHSYDDVSGKLFPQKIMADQKCSYMKKKPYQCNICGKAFSERSDVCKHKRTHTGEKPHRCDVCGKSFSESGNLSRHKRIHTGEKPYRCDVCGTSFTLNGHLTRHKLTHTGEKPYRCDTCGESFSRSVHLTKHERIHTGEKPYCCVTCGKSFSRNEYLIKHKRTHTGEKPYHCDTCGKSYSDHSSLITHSRIHTGVKPFRCDVCGKSFALNNYLTNHKRTHTGEKPYICDICGKSFSQRSSLNNHLNIHARGKPFCCDVCGKSFTLNSYLTSHKRIHSEEKRYSCDLCSKSFSQNSTLFNHLRIHAKK